AAGGCATCTTTGCTAATCTGGCGCGACAAGAAAGGCGATTTGTTTTCCCATCTCGCTCAGGAGACGATTCCATGCTGCCTTCATAGAGAAGCTTCCGAATCGACGGCAACAGTGCCTCCTTGCCCATGCCAAATATTGCTATGTATATGTGCGTAGACGCTGGCTTGCAGCGATATATCCTACCCTCCCTTTGATCCTCCCGAGGACCGAGCCGAATCCGATCCGCGGCCTCTGGGCAGTGCGGGGGGGTCTGACCCGTCGTGCCTGATTTGCCCACGTGATCCGACTTCGTGACCcttcctcggcgagcatgGCGGCAGAGTCGGAGTCGCGGGCGCCCGGTGCGCCTCCTTCGCTCTCGGATGCCTTTGCAATTAGCCCTCGGTTCGCTGctgagcgcgccgagaggGCCGCACACCACGGTCTCGTTGAAGCGCcggtgcttgcgcagcgtaaCCAGGCTCAGAAAGCTCCGAAACAGTTCCTCCCCGACCTGAACGTCCGTCTGGTGTGCCCCGACTGCCAGACGATCCCTCCGAATATCACCGAAGAGTTTGCAAGCGGCGACCTGGTTTGCGCAGATTGCGGCCTGGTCCTGGGCGACCGCATTGTGGATACGCGGTCCGAGTGGCGCACCTTTGCGAACGAAGACGGCGACGACCCCTCGCGTGTGGGTAGCGCCTCGAACCCCATCCTCGATGGAATTGGTGAGCAGCTGGAGAGCAGGATTGGTGCGCGCGATGGTGGTACGGGCACATCGCGCGAGTTGATGAAAACCATGTCGCGGACGTATGCGACCAAAGATCGCTCGCTGCTCGATGCGTTCGACTCGATTCAGAATAAGTGTGACAGTATCCACCTACCGAGGACGGTGTGTGACACGGCAAAGCAGGCTTACCGCCGTGTGGACCAAGAAAAGCTCCTGCGGGGTAAGCACACGGATGCCATTATTGCGGCGGCCATTTACGTGGCGTGTCGTGTGAACCGCGTACCGCGTACCTTCCCTGAGGTGTGTGCACTGACCTCTGCACGCAAGCAGCAGGTGGCACGGTGTTTCCGTGAAATGAAAGATGCCTTTGGTCTGAATGCGAccggcaccggctcggTCGAAGGTGCCGAGgatgcgcacgacggcggGCCCGGCCCTGGCACGTCTGGCAGCGGTACGCCGCTTGGCCTTGCCGTCGGTGCAACGGATCTGGTGGCTCGATACTGCAACCACCTGGGTCTGGATATGTCGATCGTGCGTGTGACGGAGGCGATTACCAACCGCatccacgagctcggctACCTCGCCGGTCGCTCGCCCATTACGATTGCTGCTGCGTCTATCTACCTTGTAACGCTTCTTGTGAATGAACAGCGCACTGCGCGCCGTATTTCAGTCGCGGCCGGTGTGTCGGACGTTACCATCAAGCATTCGTTTAAGGAGCTACTCAAGGTCCAAGAGAACGTCCTCACTCCCGAGATCCTCGCCAAGGATTCGCGACTGGATGTTTCGCGACTGGAGAATAAGTAACGTCTTTGAACGTTGCGCATCTATAGTACAACATGCATTTATATCCAAGCTCCAAAGCTTTTTCTCCATGCATTGGCGAGTGAAAAGCGTTCAACTCTCGCGCGAGTCACGGGCGTTGCGCGCATCCGATGAGAGGTCAGGAGACGGGCCGCGCCAGTAGGGAACTACCGTGTCATGTTCCACACGCCTGATGTCAGCCAAATGAACAAACGTACATGTGTCTCcgaagcgcgtcgctccgAGGGAATCCTTTTTTGCACGTCGTGCAAACGTAGGGCCGGTCACCGGACTAGGTAAGTTCATCGGGGGTACATACGTGAACACGGGCATGGCGCTCCAGGTCATGCTTGCGAGCAAAGGCACGCGAGCAGTACGAACACACGAAAGGACGCGATTTGGCATTCGCAGATGATGTGGCTTTTCCTGGCGTATCGTGACGGGTCGTCATGCGGTAGTCCCATCTCGCTTCTTTGTTGGCCCGCGGTGATGGCGAACGCGATAGGCTCCGGAAGTTGGTGGCGATGCGCATGGtaggcgcagcgccgaaTGAGGTTGCATCCGTCGCCACTTGGGTTGTAGAAGGGGCGCGTGGTGTCGTGTGGTTGATGGTGGGGTCGGGGATGATGTCGTGGCCATTGAAAAATCGGGGGTCCTTCAGTTGTACAACACGGTTTGACTCAGAAGGCACTTGCGAGGCACGGTCCATGTACTGGGCCATGTTCTGATAGTACAGCTCTTCCTCGCTTGACCATGGTGCCGCAGGAGGCATGGGATCGGCATGGGATAGGTGGGGCACATGATACTGGGGCCGGACTCCGCCAGTCAGAGGGGCCGACGGCGCAACGGCAGGAGCGGAGGCGCCAAAGGGCAAAGCAGTGCTTGGCGTCATCGTCGGCGTAGGCGTGTTGTGAGCCAAGCCCGATCCCCAAGAACCGCCGTAAGAGTCCGCACTAGATCCGTAGGCGGAAGGCGCAGACAGCCCTTCAAGCTGGCGGTCCGGCGTTGGCGTTGCCGCGCCCACCTGCATATCAGGGAGGGAAGGAGTCCCTACGAAGCGGGGATTGCTCAGGAACGCCTTCATATCTTCGATGTCAGGGTTCGGCATGCCCACATTCCATTGAGTAGGCGTCGCAGTATCATCAAGAACCGTTGATCGGGTGTGAGCAGACTTGTTTTTGTGTCAGTACCGAGTCCGTCGCAGGGCGTACGTACAAATTCATAGGAGGGTGCTTCATTTAGGAGCCATGTGGGCAGTTCTGGAAAGATAAATGACATGCTCACGCTGCCCATGCCCCCTTGGCACTTCACTGACAGAGGGGAATAGCGTTGTGAGCTAGTGAGCTGAAACGCGGGGACCGTTCTCACCCGTTGCGCCCAAGCTCGAGTTCCTGACAGGCACCAGtcggagcgcggcgcccctCAAGCGGATTCTGATGTTGACTAAGCCGACTCGTCGGTTGTAGGAGCGCCCTCTTGCAGAAGTTCGCCTAATTGATTGGTCTATTTTTTTCTGAAGGACTTTTCGGTCTGAAAGCTTAAATATAGACCACACATatgcacgccgagctgaCAATGCAAGCTTAGATAAGTCACCAAGGCGGAGGAGCAGTACATCGGACTGTGGAGCTTACAGATTTCAGAGGCGGGGTATAATGCACATGTATACGCGTGCATACTTATGAACCAGTAGCAAAATAAGCGTGGAGGGGAAAGAACGCCAGATAAGTTTCCCCGCCACTGCGGCATCGTATTGGAGTTCCCTTATGGTGCCAGCAGAGCATGGGCGTTCGTTAGGCGTGCATGACAAGGCTTGATCAGGAAATGTACTACGCCCACAGTAGCTTGATGAGATTGTTTTGTCTTCGATCCCGTTAATATCCCCGGCATAGTGCTGTATGTAGTATTGTATTATTGTTTTCCTAATTAGGCGACCTACAACGGTTTTCACAGCAATAAGTAACGAGCCGGTCAAACCAAACGACGGGGCTATGCCGCACAGAGGATTCCGCTTTTTTTCCCGATAGGAGGCTCCGAAGAACTCGGTTGATTTGTTGATAGCACTGTGTAGGGTAAGGGGTACGGAGACTCAAGGCAGCATTATCACCCCGCACTCAATAGTTCGCTTTGAAATGAGGGTGCCCAGATTTTTCCATGAGCGAGCGGGAAATTTATCTGCAAGAGCGTGACCACGATGCGTGCGCGTGTTAATCGGCATAGACGCTATTAAAAAATGCACGTCGGCGTAGCTGCAGATCCACTAGTGTACAAACCCCTCTTACCGTACACCGCGGAATCTCGGTGAAACCGGTAGGGTACCTATGTCGCTCCGGGGGTATGGTCTTCTCCTTGCTTATCCCCGGTGTGTGGCAGTGGTAACGGCGGAATAAGCGAATGCGTCTTCTTGGGTTCGAGTCAGAGATTCTTCCAAGAACTCGGTGCGTGCATGCATTGCACTGGATTCGAGGTCCGCATCGCTAAGCTCCATCAGGGCGCTTTGCAGCGAGAAATGAGGGGGGATGGTTGCACTGCCGCTTCCATTTTTATTCGACACGAGATAGTGGCCACGCAAGTTTTGCATGCGCTGTGAACGCAGTTCTGAGACCTCCTGTAAGTGATAGAAAACATACTTCTTTGGTCACGTCGGGCGTAAGCGGTGCGCGTGGGGGAACGCGGGGTATAAGCCATGGCTTCCTGGCTGGGGATCTGCCTTGCGGCTGCGGAGGGGCCGGAGGCGCATCCCATCGGCTGGGACGACTAGGCGGCGGACCCGGTGGCGGACCCGGCGGCAGACCCGGAGGCAGACCCGGCCGCGGacccggcggccgcggcggaggTCCGGGAGGAGCACTATGAGGCGAAGCGCTTACTGATCCATGTGATACGCTGGAAGACCCTGGGCCAGGAATTGGAGCACTCTGTGACTCATTCGTTGCATACGAAGCGTCGTAGCCCCACGGTTGCCCAGGCATGCCCTCGGCTCCGGCGACCATATCTCGtcgtcgcacgcagcttgACAAGACGACACGCGAAGGAAGTCACGTGACAGACTTCTTGCTCGCTGTCGTGGTCGACGAGTCTCTGTCCTAGCGCAATGCTCTTGTCCCGTACGCTGGTGCAGAGCAGCCGTTTGGCGTCTGCCCGTGGCACATTTTCGGCCCCGGTGGCTCGCATTGCTGTGCAAAAGGGTCTACCTGCAGCCCAGGTGGCGCCGTTCTCTACGTCTCGTCTGACGAGCCAAGAGGCGAAGCAACCCGGAGCCGAGCAACCTGCTCAGCCCGAGTCTACCAAGGTTGTGCTTCCTGGAAGCACCCCGCTCCCCTCATCTGTAACCCCTGCAAAGACCTTTACCTATACCTTGGACACGCTTCCTCCCCGGCAAGATCCCCTCCTGCAGTTCATTGTGAACCTGCTGATGAAGGATGGCAAGAAGGCTTCTGCCGAGCGCTATATTGCGGATATGCTCGCTCATATGGCTAAGCTGACCAACTCGGACCCCCTTCCGTTGGTGTACGAGGCTGTGGAGCTTGCGAAGCCCATTCTCCGTATGCAATCGCGGAAACAGGGCGGTAAGACGATGCAGGTTCCCATCCCCTTGAACGCGCGGCAAAGCACCCGTCGTGCGATTGTTTGGATTATCGAAGCGAGTCGCCGCCGTGCTGACCGCGCGATCAGCCGTCGTTTGGCGGTCGAGATGCTGGCTGTGTTGGAAGGCAACAGCTCTGTCTTGTCTCgcaaggacgaggcgcacaaaATTGGTACGGTTAACCGTGCGAACGCTAGTGTCCGTATCTAGTGTTGCAATATACATACAATTCCTGGTAGAAAAAGGGTGCTAAGAGATAGAGCTAAAAAGAGCACGGCACGGTAGCGTGCAATAATTGCCTAGAAGACCAGGGCAAAAAAAAACTCCCAACGTGGGGCTCGAACCCACGACATTCAGATAACTCTTCGTAACCGAAGAGACCCTTTTAAGAGTCTGACGCTCTACCGACTGAGCTAGCCGGGATATGTTCTTACCCTACCAACTGCAAAGAGCCTACTTAACCTGTGTGTTACTACGTTCCTCGCTGGTTTCCTCGCTCGCTTCCTCGCATGGGCCACATGGTGACGGAATCGATTTAATCAAACCAACGCAAATTACGGAATCCGAGAAGCTCCATCAAGCTCTTGGCGAGCGAACCCAGAGCGCcttgcgtgcggcgcacaggACGGCCATGCACCGCCAGGCGCCATGCCTCCTTGCCGTCCACAAATACGGTGGTGCGGACCACCGGCTCCTGGGGGTCGCGGGtgtcgacctcgagctcAGTCCATTTGTGGTTGCCATCCGGGATGTACTtgagcagcagctcctcgcctGGGGGATCGATCGAGTGCTCCTGTGAAAGCGTGCGGACGGGAATGTAGAACATCGAGAGCGGGCTGGTACTGAACTCGACGACCGAGTCACGGAAGCTCACCGAGGCAAACTCGTGGCGGTCGCCACTCAAGATGATCACGTTCGGGACGTACTGGATGACGTCGAGAATCATCTTGCGCTCTTCCGCATACGCCGACCACCCGTCCTTGCGCCCGTCAAAGTCCAAAGGACCCCCCCAGAGCGTGGTGAACGGCACCGAGGAGACGAGGAACTTGAACGTTGCCGTGCTGTTCACCTGGCTGAGCCACGAGAGGAGTgcatcgcgctgcgtcaCACCGAGTGTCGAGCGCTCTTCGCCGGGGTAGCTGGGGTGCACGCGGTGCTTCCTTGTGTCCATCACAAAGAAGGCCGAGTCGCCGTACTGGAACGAGAAAAAGTGCTCGCCCTTGGCGAGTGCCTCGGGGTTCGCGTTGCCCACGTACTCGTCCCAAGCCTGGAGGCCGCCCGGCAggcccggcggcggcgacgggtGGCGCTCATAGTCCTTCGCGACCTGGTCGCTCGGGCTCGCGTCTTCTGCGCCGTATCCCCCCCCACTCCAGTTGTTGACAATCTCGTGGTCGTCGTAGATGCCAAACACGGGAATCTTGGAGTAGATGCGCTGGAACGACTTGGAAGCAAACAGGTTGCGGTACAGCTTGCGGTACGCATCCACTGACGGCCCCTCGTAGCGCGGTACGTCGGCGTAGATCAGgtcgccaagct
This window of the Malassezia japonica chromosome 4, complete sequence genome carries:
- the SUA7 gene encoding transcription initiation factor IIB (BUSCO:EOG09262PAY; EggNog:ENOG503NU54; COG:K); this translates as MAAESESRAPGAPPSLSDAFAISPRFAAERAERAAHHGLVEAPVLAQRNQAQKAPKQFLPDLNVRLVCPDCQTIPPNITEEFASGDLVCADCGLVLGDRIVDTRSEWRTFANEDGDDPSRVGSASNPILDGIGEQLESRIGARDGGTGTSRELMKTMSRTYATKDRSLLDAFDSIQNKCDSIHLPRTVCDTAKQAYRRVDQEKLLRGKHTDAIIAAAIYVACRVNRVPRTFPEVCALTSARKQQVARCFREMKDAFGLNATGTGSVEGAEDAHDGGPGPGTSGSGTPLGLAVGATDLVARYCNHLGLDMSIVRVTEAITNRIHELGYLAGRSPITIAAASIYLVTLLVNEQRTARRISVAAGVSDVTIKHSFKELLKVQENVLTPEILAKDSRLDVSRLENK
- a CDS encoding uncharacterized protein (EggNog:ENOG503Q2ZE; COG:J; BUSCO:EOG09264R1U) encodes the protein MLLSRTLVQSSRLASARGTFSAPVARIAVQKGLPAAQVAPFSTSRLTSQEAKQPGAEQPAQPESTKVVLPGSTPLPSSVTPAKTFTYTLDTLPPRQDPLLQFIVNLLMKDGKKASAERYIADMLAHMAKLTNSDPLPLVYEAVELAKPILRMQSRKQGGKTMQVPIPLNARQSTRRAIVWIIEASRRRADRAISRRLAVEMLAVLEGNSSVLSRKDEAHKIGTVNRANASVRI